One window from the genome of Cucumis melo cultivar AY chromosome 12, USDA_Cmelo_AY_1.0, whole genome shotgun sequence encodes:
- the LOC103486065 gene encoding uncharacterized protein LOC103486065 yields the protein MKPLKSWDMLLRKRNLFSDGGKYGFKMKQLPFMAVICSVMLFIVYRTTNYQYLQTKIETTLLPFDTTKEFPEESLNLNGLPRGIVEARSDLELRPLWGTSSSRLKGHDYSNRNLLAIPVGIKQKKNVNSIVQKFIPANFTIILFHYDGNVDGWWDLDWCNDAIHIAVRNQTKWWYAKRFLQPAVVSIYDYIFLWDEDLGVEHFSPRRYLEIVKSEGLEISQPALDPNSTDIHHRITIRARTKKIHRRVYDLRGNVKCSDESEEPPCTGFVEGMAPVFSKSAWHCTWHLIQNDLVHGWGMDMKLGYCAQGDRTKNVGVIDSQYIVHKGIQTLGGGGTKSKPSKAAGYAKKHSPIPGDVRTEIRRQSTWELQIFKERWNKAVAEDKSWVDPFKPNSLKSDERRRKRKRRHH from the exons ATGAAGCCACTTAAATCATGGGACATGCTGCTCAGAAAAAGGAATCTATTTTCTGATGGG GGAAAATACGGCTTCAAAATGAAGCAGCTTCCTTTTATGGCTGTTATTTGTTCTGTCATGCTGTTCATTGTATACAGAACTACAAATTACCAATATCTTCAGACTAAG ATTGAAACAACCTTGCTACCCTTTGACACTACAAAG GAATTCCCAGAGGAGTCTCTAAACCTGAATGGTTTGCCACGAGGCATAGTAGAAGCTAGATCAGATTTGGAGTTGAGACCTCTTTGGGGAACTAGTAGTTCAAGGTTAAAG GGTCATGATTACAGCAACCGTAATTTGCTTGCAATTCCAGTTGGCatcaaacaaaagaaaaatgttaatTCTATTGTACAGAAA TTTATTCCAGCGAACTTTACTATTATTCTCTTTCATTATGACGGCAATGTGGATGGATGGTGGGATCTTGACTGGTGTAATGATGCCATACACATAGCAGTCCGAAACCAAACAAAGTG GTGGTATGCAAAGCGCTTTTTGCAACCAGCAGTCGTGTCCATTTATGATTACATATTTCTTTGGGATGAAGATTTGGGGGTTGAACATTTTAGCCCAAGAAG ATACCTCGAAATTGTGAAATCTGAAGGATTAGAAATATCTCAGCCTGCTTTGGACCCAAATTCGACTGATATTCATCATAGAATTACTATTCGTGCGCGAACAAAGAAGATACATAG AAGAGTTTATGATCTCAGAGGCAATGTGAAATGTTCTGACGAAAGTGAGGAGCCACCTTGCACTGG GTTTGTGGAAGGTATGGCCCCTGTATTCTCGAAATCCGCTTGGCATTGTACTTGGCATCTTATACAG AATGATCTTGTCCATGGATGGGGAATGGATATGAAACTTGGGTACTGTGCACAG GGTGATCGGACCAAGAATGTTGGAGTAATTGACAGTCAATATATTGTTCACAAGGGAATACAGACTTTGGGTGGAGGTGGAACAAAG TCTAAGCCTTCAAAAGCTGCAGGATATGCAAAG AAACATAGCCCGATACCCGGTGATGTTCGAACAGAG ATAAGGAGGCAATCAACATGGGAACTTCAAATCTTCAAAGAGCGATGGAACAAAGCGGTAGCAGAGGACAAGAGTTGGGTTGATCCATTCAAACCAAATTCATTAAAAAGTGACGAAAGACGGAGGAAACGAAAACGCCGCCACCATTAA
- the LOC103486057 gene encoding PAP-specific phosphatase HAL2-like, whose protein sequence is MPLYTANLATKLPHRFGFSRTNTSSLPNYAAFKPSFFFFFPSTHILNSSPNRIYSSVPSSSSIMEDQKHVGPLISGPKSLSQELKVAVAAVQMACFLCQRVQSNLLTSNAQIQAKDDNSPVTVADWSVQAIISWILSKSFGSKNVSIVAEEDVQTLSKPGADRLLKVVVETVNECLCEAYRFGLEGPECTLCTSEVLEAISRCNSSGGSTGRFWTLDPVDGTLGFIRGDQYAVALALIEDGEVVLGVLGCPNYPMRKEWLCYHPRYHSIISKLSPTTSESWDKGCVIYAQKGSGEAWMQPLIHVNKKLVWPNSAIPIQVSSIDDPALATFCEPVEKANSSHSFTAGLAHSVGLRNQPLRVYSMVKYAAIARGDAEIFMKFARAGYKEKIWDHAAGVVIIQEAGGVVTDARGCPLNFSKGMYLEGLDRGVIACAGANLHDKIIRAVDASWNSSCL, encoded by the exons ATGCCCTTATATACTGCAAATTTGGCCACTAAACTTCCACATCGCTTCGGTTTTAGTAGAACCAACACCAGTTCCTTACCCAACTATGCTGCCTTTAaaccttcctttttcttcttcttcccttctaCCCACATCCTTAATTCTTCCCCCAATCGAATTTATTCGTCTGTTCCGTCATCTTCTTCAATAATGGAAGACCAGAAACATGTTGGTCCTTTGATTTCTGGGCCGAAATCACTTTCCCAAGAACTCAAAGTCGCCGTTGCAGCTGTTCAGATGGCTTGCTTTCTTTGTCAGAGAGTTCAGAGCAACTTGCTTACTAGCAATGCCCAAATTCAAGCCAAGGATGACAATTCCCCTGTTACTGTTGCTG ATTGGAGCGTTCAGGCAATTATCAGCTGGATTCTGTCCAAATCTTTTGGGAGTAAAAATGTGTCCATTGTTGCTGAGGAGGATGTTCAGACTCTTTCCAAGCCTGGTGCTGACCGGCTTTTGAAAGTTGTTGTGGAAACTGTAAATGAGTGTCTTTGTGAAGCATATCGTTTTGGATTGGAAGGTCCAGAATGCACCCTCTGTACTTCTGAGGTTCTTGAAGCCATCAGCCGATGCAACTCATCTGGCGGTTCAACTGGAAGATTTTGGACCCTTGACCCTGTGGATGGCACGTTAGGTTTTATACGTGGGGATCAGTATGCTGTAGCTCTAGCATTGATAGAAGATGGAGAAGTGGTGCTGGGGGTTCTGGGATGTCCAAATTATCCAATGAGAAAAGAATGGCTATGTTACCATCCTCGCTACCATTCAATTATATCCAAATTATCACCTACAACATCAGAGTCTTGGGACAAAGGTTGTGTGATTTATGCCCAAAAAGGTAGCGGTGAAGCTTGGATGCAACCACTGATTCATGTAAACAAGAAATTAGTATGGCCGAACTCTGCTATACCAATTCAAGTATCCTCCATCGACGATCCGGCATTGGCAACATTCTGTGAACCAGTTGAGAAAGCAAATTCAAGCCATTCATTCACAGCAGGACTTGCTCATAGTGTTGGACTTAG GAATCAACCATTGAGAGTGTACAGCATGGTGAAATATGCAGCCATAGCTCGCGGCGATGCTGAAATCTTCATGAAGTTTGCTAGAGCCGGTTACAAGGAGAAGATATGGGATCACGCAGCGGGTGTGGTCATCATACAAGAAGCTGGTGGTGTAGTCACAGATGCAAGAGGATGTCCACTCAACTTCTCGAAAGGTATGTATTTGGAAGGCCTCGACCGAGGAGTCATTGCTTGCGCTGGAGCTAACCTTCATGACAAGATAATCAGAGCTGTTGACGCTAGCTGGAACTCCTCTTGTCTATGA